One region of Monomorium pharaonis isolate MP-MQ-018 chromosome 11, ASM1337386v2, whole genome shotgun sequence genomic DNA includes:
- the LOC105835189 gene encoding protein tramtrack, alpha isoform isoform X2, with protein sequence MLADINGNLADLRSEAMASQRFCLRWNNHQSNLLSVFDQLLHDESFVDVTLAVEGQLLRAHKMVLSACSPYFQALFVGHPDKHPIVILKDVPYVDMRSLLDFMYRGEVSVDQDRLTAFLRVAESLRIKGLTEVNEDKCDLPSITSSLLNSNQNAVAPPPPSLHRINQIGSHHHHHVAQKRFHHMSSHPLLGSALTAPKRKRGRPRKLSGSSDTPIGEVGGQELQSCSGADLVQGSPEMMEMKMGLDFQSEVSGNGNVRSAGASSNNNNSATAASNPAATASSGSSSARRDEPTENGTDTPEPPVTRVKREPEPTPSTSAQASDETFARPHSRQGSEGFKQEFSSSKTDNGHETWKDKTRGLNTGASSAASMDVSSSPNSSSSSSPSNARASTSSSTSTTNAATTTNAGATPTTTSAGGGTMTRSSSASPASRNSGGGANATSNIGAMSAPSGRAAPKRRMRRRATSQSQDPAEQLTEMSVRGLNLFRYASISEGVYQCTECAKLDIQKTFKNKYSFQRHAFLYHEGHQRKVFPCPVCAKEFSRPDKMKNHMKTVHDCFMPKDCVMPFSFFLPGGP encoded by the exons ATGTTAGCGGACATCAACGGCAACCTGGCGGATCTGAGAAGCGAAGCGATGGCGTCGCAGAGATTTTGTCTGCGCTGGAACAACCACCAGAGCAATTTGCTCTCCGTCTTCGACCAGCTGTTACACGACGAGTCGTTCGTCGATGTCACGCTGGCCGTTGAGGGCCAGTTACTCAGGGCGCATAAGATGGTGCTGTCGGCGTGTAGCCCCTACTTTCAG GCCCTGTTCGTTGGTCATCCCGACAAGCACCCGATAGTCATTCTCAAGGATGTTCCATATGTGGACATGCGCAGTCTCCTGGACTTTATGTACCGCGGTGAAGTGAGCGTCGATCAAGATCGATTGACCGCTTTCCTGCGGGTCGCCGAGTCCCTGAGGATAAAGGGCCTGACCGAGGTGAACGAGGACAAATGTGATTTGCCAAGCATCACGTCCTCGCTGCTGAACAGCAATCAGAACGCGgtggcgccgccgccgcccagTCTCCATCGGATCAACCAAATCGGTTcgcatcatcatcatcatgtCGCGCAGAAGAGGTTCCATCATATGTCCAGCCATCCGTTGCTTGGCTCGGCGCTGACGGCGCCCAAGAGGAAACGTGGCAGACCCAGGAAGTTAAGCGGTTCGTCGGACACGCCGATTGGCGAAGTCGGCGGTCAAGAGCTGCAGTCCTGCTCTGGTGCCGATCTAGTCCAGGGCTCGCCCGAGATGATGGAAATGAAGATGGGATTGGACTTTCAGAGCGAAGTTAGCGGCAACGGCAACGTGAGAAGCGCCGGTGCCTCTTCCAACAATAACAATTCTGCGACGGCCGCCAGTAATCCCGCCGCCACGGCCTCCTCGGGATCATCGTCGGCGAGGAGAGACGAGCCTACGGAAAACGGTACCGATACACCGGAGCCACCAGTCACGCGGGTCAAACGAGAACCGGAACCGACGCCCAGCACCTCGGCGCAAG CCTCGGATGAGACATTCGCGCGGCCGCACAGTAGGCAAGGGAGTGAGGGTTTTAAGCAAG AGTTCTCGTCGAGCAAAACGGATAACGGCCACGAGACCTGGAAGGACAAGACCCGCGGATTGAACACGGGTGCGTCGTCGGCCGCATCGATGGACGTATCGTCATCTCCGAactcgtcgtcgtcctcgtcgccGTCGAACGCACGGGCGAgcacgtcgtcgtcgacgtcgacgacaaacgcggcgacgacgacgaacgcGGGCGCCActccgacgacgacgagcgcGGGGGGCGGCACAATGACCCGGAGCTCCTCGGCGTCGCCGGCTTCCCGGAACTCCGGCGGCGGCGCGAACGCAACATCGAACATCGGCGCGATGTCGGCCCCGAGCGGCCGCGCGGCCCCGAAGCGACGTATGCGGCGTCGCGCCACGTCGCAGTCCCAGGATCCGGCCGAGCAGCTGACGGAGATGTCGGTACGCGGCTTAAATCTCTTCCGTTACGCTTCCATCAGCGAGGGCGTCTACCAATGTACCGAGTGCGCCAAGCTCGACATCCAGAAGACGTTTAAGAACAAGTACAGCTTCCAGCGGCACGCGTTCCTCTATCACGAGGGCCATCAGCGCAAGGTCTTTCCTTGCCCTGTATGCGCCAAGGAGTTCTCGCGGCCTGACAAGATGAAGAACCACATGAAGACCGTGCACGATTGCTTCATGCCCAAGGACTGCGTCATGCCGTTCAGTTTCTTTTTGCCTGGTGGACCTTAG
- the LOC105835189 gene encoding protein tramtrack, beta isoform isoform X3, whose product MLADINGNLADLRSEAMASQRFCLRWNNHQSNLLSVFDQLLHDESFVDVTLAVEGQLLRAHKMVLSACSPYFQALFVGHPDKHPIVILKDVPYVDMRSLLDFMYRGEVSVDQDRLTAFLRVAESLRIKGLTEVNEDKCDLPSITSSLLNSNQNAVAPPPPSLHRINQIGSHHHHHVAQKRFHHMSSHPLLGSALTAPKRKRGRPRKLSGSSDTPIGEVGGQELQSCSGADLVQGSPEMMEMKMGLDFQSEVSGNGNVRSAGASSNNNNSATAASNPAATASSGSSSARRDEPTENGTDTPEPPVTRVKREPEPTPSTSAQASDETFARPHSRQGSEGFKQELEETSSGGGDSGEPPTHIRINFERCFRKEFSTSTLQGKAASTATGDEQQQQQQHSDTEMETKTMSKDSISSAIFSVMSNEAEISQSDFEGSFKRESFAENERTEGSVRDFCVKEGDVYRCTVCHRTYTHISNFCRHYVTSHKPNVKYYPCPVCYKEFTRKDNMVAHVKIIHSLKPHMSLSNNSGSSNSSSSMGQPR is encoded by the exons ATGTTAGCGGACATCAACGGCAACCTGGCGGATCTGAGAAGCGAAGCGATGGCGTCGCAGAGATTTTGTCTGCGCTGGAACAACCACCAGAGCAATTTGCTCTCCGTCTTCGACCAGCTGTTACACGACGAGTCGTTCGTCGATGTCACGCTGGCCGTTGAGGGCCAGTTACTCAGGGCGCATAAGATGGTGCTGTCGGCGTGTAGCCCCTACTTTCAG GCCCTGTTCGTTGGTCATCCCGACAAGCACCCGATAGTCATTCTCAAGGATGTTCCATATGTGGACATGCGCAGTCTCCTGGACTTTATGTACCGCGGTGAAGTGAGCGTCGATCAAGATCGATTGACCGCTTTCCTGCGGGTCGCCGAGTCCCTGAGGATAAAGGGCCTGACCGAGGTGAACGAGGACAAATGTGATTTGCCAAGCATCACGTCCTCGCTGCTGAACAGCAATCAGAACGCGgtggcgccgccgccgcccagTCTCCATCGGATCAACCAAATCGGTTcgcatcatcatcatcatgtCGCGCAGAAGAGGTTCCATCATATGTCCAGCCATCCGTTGCTTGGCTCGGCGCTGACGGCGCCCAAGAGGAAACGTGGCAGACCCAGGAAGTTAAGCGGTTCGTCGGACACGCCGATTGGCGAAGTCGGCGGTCAAGAGCTGCAGTCCTGCTCTGGTGCCGATCTAGTCCAGGGCTCGCCCGAGATGATGGAAATGAAGATGGGATTGGACTTTCAGAGCGAAGTTAGCGGCAACGGCAACGTGAGAAGCGCCGGTGCCTCTTCCAACAATAACAATTCTGCGACGGCCGCCAGTAATCCCGCCGCCACGGCCTCCTCGGGATCATCGTCGGCGAGGAGAGACGAGCCTACGGAAAACGGTACCGATACACCGGAGCCACCAGTCACGCGGGTCAAACGAGAACCGGAACCGACGCCCAGCACCTCGGCGCAAG CCTCGGATGAGACATTCGCGCGGCCGCACAGTAGGCAAGGGAGTGAGGGTTTTAAGCAAG AATTGGAGGAGACGTCGAGCGGCGGTGGTGATAGCGGCGAGCCGCCGACTCATATCCGCATCAACTTCGAGCGATGCTTTCGCAAGGAGTTCAGCACGTCGACGCTGCAGGGTAAGGCCGCGTCGACCGCCACGGGCGAcgagcagcaacagcagcagcaacactCGGACACCGAGATGGAAACGAAGACGATGTCGAAGGACAGCATAAGCAGTGCCATATTTAGCGTGATGTCCAACGAGGCGGAAATCAGTCAGAGCGACTTCGAGGGTTCGTTCAAGAGGGAATCGTTCGCCGAGAACGAGCGCACGGAAGGCTCGGTGCGGGACTTCTGCGTGAAGGAGGGCGACGTTTATCGGTGCACCGTGTGCCatcgcacatacacacacatcaGCAACTTCTGCCGGCACTACGTCACCTCGCACAAGCCTAACGTCAAGTACTATCCCTGCCCGGTCTGTTACAAAGAATTCACCAGGAAAGACAACATGGTCGCCCACGTCAAGATCATACATAGCCTTAAGCCTCACATGAGTCTCAGCAACAATAGTGGCAGCAGCAATAGTAGCAGCAGTATGGGTCAGCCGCGGTAG